One part of the Nostoc sp. PCC 7120 = FACHB-418 genome encodes these proteins:
- a CDS encoding L,D-transpeptidase, whose amino-acid sequence MKSLIYLDWKRGLKMFAASATLSLSMVTTGSGETLANSTSQKIENTIETLQKSEQRWIQINLANQRLIAWEGGKPVYAIVISSGKRSTPTRIGSFKIQSKHKSTRMRGRNYDVPNVPYAMFYSGNYGIHGAYWHRKFGTPVSNGCVNLAPNHAQWLFNWASLGTPVVIQK is encoded by the coding sequence ATGAAATCACTGATTTATCTCGACTGGAAACGTGGTTTAAAAATGTTTGCGGCTAGTGCAACATTATCCTTAAGTATGGTGACTACTGGCTCTGGTGAAACATTAGCAAATTCCACCTCACAAAAAATTGAAAATACTATCGAGACTTTACAAAAATCCGAGCAGCGCTGGATTCAGATTAATCTTGCTAATCAAAGATTAATCGCTTGGGAAGGTGGAAAACCTGTATATGCGATCGTCATTTCCTCTGGTAAAAGATCGACACCCACCCGCATAGGTTCCTTCAAGATTCAATCAAAGCATAAGTCTACGCGGATGCGTGGTAGAAACTATGATGTTCCCAACGTTCCCTATGCTATGTTTTACAGTGGTAATTACGGGATTCATGGTGCATACTGGCATAGAAAATTCGGTACACCCGTAAGTAATGGCTGTGTAAACCTCGCCCCTAATCATGCTCAATGGCTATTCAATTGGGCATCTTTAGGAACACCAGTTGTCATTCAAAAGTAG
- a CDS encoding protein-tyrosine phosphatase family protein has product MYKFAPAYEQETIVFGAARPGYSDQEVCNWIEFMRQQNIKRVCCLLSNEQLATYSHLLNTYQQEFGNQQVCLAAIADFHLADLATLTEKILPFLREADKLKEKVVVHCSGGIGRTGHVLAAWLVCGRGFTNQDAIAAVKRTGRNPYEAVIASVFQGKNPLTVAKELDFLLNNCRILT; this is encoded by the coding sequence ATGTACAAATTTGCCCCTGCTTACGAACAAGAAACAATTGTATTTGGTGCTGCCCGTCCTGGTTACTCAGACCAAGAAGTATGCAATTGGATAGAGTTTATGAGGCAGCAAAATATAAAACGAGTGTGTTGTCTTCTGTCTAATGAACAACTAGCTACTTACTCCCATCTTTTAAATACATATCAACAAGAATTCGGCAATCAACAAGTTTGTTTGGCAGCGATCGCTGATTTTCATCTAGCTGATTTAGCAACTCTTACAGAGAAAATACTACCATTTTTAAGAGAAGCAGACAAACTCAAGGAAAAAGTTGTGGTTCACTGTTCTGGTGGCATTGGACGTACTGGCCATGTATTAGCTGCGTGGTTAGTTTGCGGTAGAGGATTTACAAATCAAGATGCTATAGCCGCCGTCAAACGTACAGGAAGAAATCCTTATGAAGCCGTAATCGCTTCTGTATTCCAGGGTAAAAATCCCTTAACAGTTGCGAAAGAACTTGATTTTCTGCTGAATAATTGTCGTATCTTAACGTGA
- a CDS encoding coiled-coil domain-containing protein, producing MKYRIISLLLCVMVITHAFPAKAAPNILVDSSDKSIHITGWLGEESALVGNLRLTAQRENIEKFVFLASDLRQKEGNEIINRHQVTVVGETKLSVGIPHDFQLKVTDVRLPGTYEGTLQVLLPNQTQPQAQNIPIQVIAKARPTLIPLGGTEQIQLHLVNCDGVLSFFDCLLAKALLPASAFLNQWQLQFDNPNQAYVTIIDAKVILRGEQTGYQLTETALNLSQGTVNLPGDGLRPAVGDRIITLPLNLNRSIIPPDRYTGTIYFTLSEQTQRLAIPVDLRMRSGPIIPLMVLIFGVILGRLLKYMQESGSDITRAIKAVYRLKARIRQEAGHSEDQDILNNMVEWVGQLIRWEKIDKALAEIDAIEARLEALNKLRQIENQILEMQQEDSLNKIAHEVHKNIIKTRSLLAQRNDAVAQRCMQEVMKGLANLNQKRQLDKYFLHNEAFSLLELADSVQRFLIQADAVSPIPSNQPEWKIRCQDFLILLSGVSDDIRIGATFWLVRPFLSLTLLVGLSLVGIGSLYVDNGLTFGARPFSDYLGLILWGISADVASRNLSNLQNKNLDNNTNLS from the coding sequence ATGAAATACCGAATAATATCTCTGTTGCTGTGTGTAATGGTCATTACTCATGCTTTTCCAGCAAAAGCCGCACCTAATATATTGGTAGATTCTAGTGATAAATCTATACATATTACTGGCTGGTTAGGTGAAGAAAGTGCTTTAGTTGGTAACTTAAGATTAACGGCTCAGAGAGAAAATATTGAGAAATTTGTCTTTTTAGCCTCGGATTTGCGGCAAAAAGAAGGCAACGAAATTATTAACCGCCACCAAGTAACTGTAGTAGGTGAAACAAAACTTTCTGTAGGTATTCCTCACGATTTCCAACTAAAAGTTACGGATGTTCGTTTACCCGGAACTTATGAAGGAACTCTCCAAGTATTGCTACCAAATCAGACTCAGCCGCAAGCACAAAATATTCCTATTCAAGTAATTGCTAAAGCTAGACCGACTCTCATTCCCTTGGGTGGTACAGAACAAATTCAACTACACTTAGTAAACTGTGATGGTGTTCTTAGCTTTTTCGACTGCTTACTTGCTAAAGCTTTACTACCAGCTAGTGCATTTTTAAATCAGTGGCAACTTCAATTTGATAATCCTAATCAAGCGTATGTAACTATCATTGATGCTAAAGTCATTCTCAGAGGTGAGCAGACAGGCTATCAATTAACAGAGACAGCCTTGAATTTATCTCAAGGAACTGTGAATTTACCAGGCGATGGGCTACGCCCCGCCGTAGGCGATCGCATAATTACTCTACCATTAAATTTAAATCGTTCTATCATCCCCCCAGATCGTTACACAGGGACTATTTACTTCACCCTATCAGAGCAAACGCAAAGATTAGCCATACCAGTAGATTTGAGGATGCGTTCTGGGCCAATTATACCCCTAATGGTATTAATATTTGGCGTAATTTTAGGTCGATTACTCAAATATATGCAGGAATCTGGTAGCGACATTACCAGAGCTATTAAAGCAGTTTACCGCCTCAAAGCCAGAATTAGACAAGAAGCAGGACATAGCGAAGACCAAGACATCCTCAACAACATGGTTGAATGGGTAGGACAATTAATTAGATGGGAAAAGATAGATAAAGCCTTAGCAGAAATAGATGCCATTGAAGCCAGATTGGAAGCCTTAAACAAACTGAGACAAATAGAAAACCAAATACTAGAGATGCAGCAAGAAGACAGCCTCAATAAAATTGCTCACGAGGTGCATAAAAATATCATTAAAACTCGTTCACTGTTAGCACAAAGGAATGATGCTGTTGCTCAAAGGTGTATGCAGGAAGTAATGAAGGGTTTAGCCAACCTCAATCAAAAACGGCAATTAGATAAATATTTTCTGCACAACGAAGCTTTTTCACTGCTAGAACTAGCCGATTCAGTACAAAGGTTTTTAATTCAAGCCGATGCAGTTTCCCCAATACCGAGCAACCAACCGGAATGGAAAATTCGCTGTCAAGATTTCCTAATATTGCTTTCTGGGGTATCTGATGACATACGCATCGGAGCTACATTTTGGCTGGTGCGCCCTTTTTTATCCTTGACACTGCTGGTTGGTTTGTCTTTGGTTGGTATCGGTTCGCTTTATGTCGATAACGGACTCACCTTTGGTGCTAGACCTTTCTCCGACTATTTAGGATTAATTCTCTGGGGAATTAGTGCTGATGTCGCTAGTCGCAATCTTAGCAATTTACAAAATAAAAATTTAGATAATAATACAAACTTGAGTTAA
- a CDS encoding glutaminase, whose amino-acid sequence MKGFDRLDTVDLSNWVTLAKTKTNCGRVVERIPKLAVADTAWFAVHICCQSGKFYSEGDTQCVFPLMSVIKPFTFLYLLEHMGVEKVLSWVGTKPSDAPFNSLEQLVADGGYPRNPMINSGAITLADKLPGEDADHRTRFFCKWLNQLAGSQIQLDESMLASVRLSRSPANQAIANYLAEKGYLEDLDVALDTYEQICCLSGTVEDLALLGKLLALESSSISPQHQQLVNSVMLTCGLYEASAEYAVTIGLPMKSGIGGGLLAIVPTAGAIACYSPALDRIGNPVGAIAFVEVLSRSLGLCGRFSHL is encoded by the coding sequence GTGAAGGGATTTGATAGACTAGACACCGTGGATTTGTCTAATTGGGTAACATTAGCAAAGACTAAGACAAATTGTGGACGAGTGGTTGAGCGCATCCCAAAATTAGCTGTGGCTGACACCGCTTGGTTTGCCGTCCACATTTGTTGTCAATCAGGTAAATTCTACAGTGAAGGAGATACACAATGTGTATTTCCTCTAATGAGTGTGATTAAGCCTTTTACTTTCCTGTATCTATTGGAACACATGGGAGTGGAAAAGGTTTTAAGTTGGGTTGGTACGAAACCATCAGATGCACCTTTTAATTCCTTAGAACAACTAGTTGCTGATGGTGGATATCCACGGAACCCGATGATTAATAGTGGGGCTATTACTCTCGCTGATAAATTACCAGGAGAGGATGCTGATCATCGCACTCGCTTTTTCTGCAAATGGCTCAACCAATTGGCTGGTAGTCAGATTCAGTTAGATGAATCTATGCTGGCTTCTGTCAGATTATCTCGCTCTCCTGCTAATCAGGCGATCGCTAATTATCTTGCAGAAAAAGGTTATTTAGAAGATCTCGATGTAGCACTTGATACTTACGAGCAGATATGCTGTCTTTCTGGGACGGTTGAAGATTTAGCTTTACTGGGGAAACTCTTGGCTTTAGAAAGTAGCTCAATATCACCGCAGCATCAACAGCTTGTTAACTCGGTCATGTTGACCTGTGGTTTATATGAAGCTTCTGCTGAGTATGCTGTCACAATTGGTTTACCGATGAAATCTGGGATTGGTGGGGGTTTACTCGCTATAGTCCCAACAGCAGGAGCGATCGCCTGTTATAGCCCAGCTTTAGATAGGATTGGTAATCCTGTGGGAGCGATCGCCTTTGTTGAGGTTTTATCCCGTTCTCTAGGTCTGTGTGGGAGATTTTCCCACCTTTAG
- a CDS encoding bifunctional 4-hydroxy-2-oxoglutarate aldolase/2-dehydro-3-deoxy-phosphogluconate aldolase translates to MSTQDWLSQLQKQRAIAVIRAPQIELGLQMALAVASGGMQLIEITWSSDRPGELIAQLREQLPECTIGTGTLFNLQQLEEAIACGAEFLFTPHVDPDMIKASVIKNIPIIPGALTPTEIVSAWAYGASCVKIFPVQAVGGADYIKSLQGPLGHIPLIPTGGVTLENAKGLIQAGAIAVGLGGELFPQQLVKEENWPAIAQLAKDLIQELA, encoded by the coding sequence ATGTCTACTCAAGATTGGTTATCACAGTTGCAAAAACAGCGAGCGATCGCAGTCATCCGCGCGCCACAGATCGAATTAGGGTTGCAAATGGCTCTGGCTGTAGCTTCTGGGGGAATGCAGCTAATTGAAATTACCTGGAGTAGCGATCGCCCAGGGGAATTAATCGCCCAATTACGTGAGCAGTTACCGGAATGTACTATTGGTACTGGTACACTATTTAATTTGCAGCAACTAGAAGAAGCGATCGCCTGTGGGGCAGAATTTCTATTTACGCCTCATGTTGACCCAGACATGATCAAAGCATCTGTCATTAAAAACATACCCATCATTCCCGGCGCACTCACCCCCACGGAAATTGTGAGTGCTTGGGCTTATGGTGCAAGTTGTGTCAAAATATTCCCCGTGCAAGCTGTAGGGGGTGCTGATTATATTAAAAGTCTGCAAGGGCCGTTAGGTCATATTCCCTTAATTCCCACTGGGGGGGTAACTCTGGAAAATGCCAAAGGACTAATTCAAGCAGGTGCGATCGCTGTTGGTTTGGGTGGGGAGTTATTTCCACAGCAACTAGTAAAAGAGGAAAATTGGCCAGCGATCGCCCAATTAGCTAAAGACTTAATTCAAGAATTAGCGTAA
- the psaK gene encoding photosystem I reaction center subunit PsaK produces the protein MLTSTLLAAATTPLEWSPTVGIIMVIANVIAITFGRQTIKYPSAEPALPSAKFFGGFGAPALLATTAFGHILGVGLVLGLHNLGRI, from the coding sequence GTGTTAACTTCAACCTTACTCGCTGCTGCAACCACCCCCCTGGAATGGAGTCCTACAGTTGGGATTATTATGGTTATTGCCAATGTGATTGCCATTACTTTCGGTAGGCAGACCATCAAGTATCCTAGTGCAGAACCAGCTTTACCTTCAGCCAAATTCTTTGGTGGTTTTGGTGCGCCTGCGTTACTTGCAACAACTGCTTTCGGTCATATTCTGGGAGTAGGTCTTGTTTTAGGATTGCATAATCTAGGCAGAATCTAA
- a CDS encoding glycoside hydrolase family 31 protein, producing MPQYFGQLHTTEPSWTTLGNVQAIEQSDRHLLFNCGDALVKISVIAPNLIRVRVTPMGEFQKRRSWAVTQEDEQWPAVEFEVKEQADIIEITTQSLRLLVHKNPCRIECFDLTGNSFAEDIDPGVGWRTGAIAGWKKIAADEHFYGFGERTGLLDQIATIRTNWACDALDYDVLTDNMYQAIPFFMALRPGLGYGIFFNTTFWSQFDLGVQEPGVWRMETQEGELDYYIIYGPEPAKILATYTQLTGRMSLPPKWSLGYHQCRWSYESQDIVRQLAKEFRQRQIPCDVIHLDIDYMDGYRVFTWNPKRFSEPKALIDDLKQDGFQAVTIVDPGVKYEPEADYPVFDEGLQKDYFVRKTNGQLFHGYVWPDKAVFPDFVRPEVRDWWGSWHKNLISMGVAGIWNDMNEPALDDRPFGDPGNKISFPLDAPQGSADEMSNHAATHNLYGLMMAQASSQAMQKLRPVERSFILTRSGYAGIQRWSAVWTGDNQSLWEHLEMSLAMLCNLGLSGVAFVGADIGGFAGNATSELFARWMQVGMLYPLMRGHSALSTARHEPWVFGDRTEKICREYIQLRYQLLPYIYTLFWEAATTGAPILRPLLYHFPSDRQTFSMADQVMLGASLLAAPVYRPGVEYRAVYLPEGCWYDWWTGEAFTGPTNILAHAPLERMPLYVRAGAIIPMAPVMQYVDEHPLTQLTIRVWIGAGEFTLYEDDGRSFEYKTGNFCTTHYRVYIKGEQTIVEIGARDGEFSPTEREMIVELVGVGEQRFVDDGSAKELVFG from the coding sequence ATGCCCCAATATTTCGGACAACTGCATACTACTGAGCCATCTTGGACTACTCTGGGAAATGTGCAAGCAATAGAACAAAGCGATCGTCATTTGCTTTTCAATTGTGGCGATGCCTTGGTAAAAATTAGTGTGATTGCACCAAACCTAATTCGGGTCAGAGTTACACCGATGGGTGAGTTTCAAAAACGTCGATCATGGGCAGTTACACAGGAAGATGAACAATGGCCGGCGGTGGAATTTGAGGTAAAAGAACAAGCAGATATTATCGAAATTACAACACAGTCGCTAAGGTTGCTAGTACATAAAAATCCTTGCCGGATTGAGTGTTTTGACTTAACAGGAAACTCCTTTGCTGAGGATATTGACCCAGGTGTTGGCTGGCGGACTGGTGCGATCGCTGGATGGAAGAAAATCGCAGCCGATGAACATTTTTATGGTTTTGGAGAACGTACAGGCTTACTTGACCAAATAGCCACAATCAGAACCAACTGGGCTTGCGATGCCCTTGATTACGATGTTCTCACAGACAATATGTATCAGGCGATTCCCTTCTTTATGGCGTTGCGTCCAGGGTTGGGTTACGGTATTTTCTTTAACACTACTTTTTGGAGTCAGTTTGATCTCGGTGTTCAGGAACCCGGTGTTTGGCGGATGGAAACCCAAGAAGGCGAACTAGACTATTACATTATTTACGGCCCCGAACCAGCAAAAATCCTGGCTACTTATACCCAGTTAACCGGACGAATGTCATTACCACCAAAATGGTCACTGGGTTATCATCAGTGTCGCTGGAGTTATGAATCACAGGATATAGTCCGTCAACTAGCTAAGGAATTTCGTCAGCGTCAAATTCCTTGTGATGTCATCCATCTCGATATTGATTATATGGACGGGTATCGGGTGTTTACCTGGAATCCTAAGCGGTTTAGTGAGCCGAAAGCTTTGATAGATGACCTCAAGCAAGATGGTTTTCAGGCGGTGACGATTGTTGACCCTGGGGTGAAGTACGAGCCGGAAGCCGATTACCCAGTCTTTGATGAGGGATTGCAGAAGGATTATTTTGTCAGAAAAACCAATGGTCAATTATTTCATGGGTATGTGTGGCCTGATAAAGCTGTGTTTCCTGATTTTGTGCGCCCAGAAGTTAGAGATTGGTGGGGAAGTTGGCACAAAAATCTGATAAGTATGGGTGTGGCTGGTATCTGGAATGACATGAACGAACCAGCATTAGATGACCGTCCTTTTGGCGACCCTGGTAATAAAATTTCTTTCCCTCTTGATGCTCCTCAAGGATCAGCAGATGAGATGAGTAACCATGCAGCAACCCATAATTTGTATGGTTTGATGATGGCGCAAGCATCTTCCCAAGCAATGCAAAAGTTACGTCCGGTGGAACGCTCATTTATTTTGACACGCTCTGGTTATGCAGGGATTCAGCGTTGGTCAGCAGTTTGGACGGGAGATAATCAATCTCTCTGGGAACACCTGGAAATGTCTTTAGCAATGTTATGTAACTTAGGCTTATCGGGTGTAGCTTTTGTAGGGGCTGATATTGGTGGTTTTGCGGGGAATGCTACCTCAGAACTATTTGCCCGTTGGATGCAGGTGGGAATGCTGTATCCCTTAATGCGGGGACACTCAGCACTAAGTACCGCCAGACACGAACCCTGGGTATTTGGCGATCGCACTGAGAAAATTTGCCGCGAATATATTCAATTGCGTTACCAACTGCTACCTTACATCTACACGCTGTTTTGGGAAGCTGCAACCACTGGTGCGCCGATTCTCCGCCCTTTACTTTATCACTTCCCCAGCGATCGCCAAACCTTCAGTATGGCTGATCAGGTGATGCTTGGTGCTTCTTTACTTGCAGCCCCCGTCTACCGCCCTGGTGTGGAATATCGGGCAGTCTACTTACCTGAAGGTTGCTGGTATGATTGGTGGACTGGTGAAGCTTTTACAGGCCCAACAAACATCTTAGCCCATGCACCCCTAGAAAGAATGCCCCTATATGTCCGTGCTGGTGCAATTATACCGATGGCTCCAGTCATGCAATATGTAGATGAGCATCCCCTAACTCAGCTAACCATTCGGGTGTGGATAGGTGCGGGTGAGTTTACGCTGTATGAAGATGATGGTCGGAGTTTCGAGTATAAAACAGGTAATTTCTGCACAACACATTACCGTGTTTACATTAAGGGTGAACAAACCATAGTAGAAATAGGCGCGCGGGATGGCGAGTTTTCCCCCACAGAACGGGAAATGATTGTGGAATTAGTTGGTGTTGGTGAACAGCGTTTTGTTGATGATGGGTCAGCCAAAGAGTTAGTTTTTGGCTAA
- a CDS encoding PEP-CTERM sorting domain-containing protein (PEP-CTERM proteins occur, often in large numbers, in the proteomes of bacteria that also encode an exosortase, a predicted intramembrane cysteine proteinase. The presence of a PEP-CTERM domain at a protein's C-terminus predicts cleavage within the sorting domain, followed by covalent anchoring to some some component of the (usually Gram-negative) cell surface. Many PEP-CTERM proteins exhibit an unusual sequence composition that includes large numbers of potential glycosylation sites. Expression of one such protein has been shown restore the ability of a bacterium to form floc, a type of biofilm.): MKRKFSCISASALLVTGILSASIVAPAYARGGGQGQSQASGGQTSSVICSIGDISLGGVSATACDGSNTGNDTGDKGTLLSKLNDDDLFSSFVGTGVQWSLAGKSDGTNPFAITTDDGEISSGAWGLGSTLSSNTFVVSLKAGNGYSAYLFKDYDFSQGLTGIFNTIGVALDGGGNAGKALSHASLFVSNIGRNTPPPPTSVPEPGTLLGLGLLATGMIKVRRRRSI, translated from the coding sequence ATGAAACGAAAATTTTCTTGTATATCAGCGTCTGCCTTATTAGTTACTGGAATTCTTTCTGCTTCAATTGTTGCACCAGCGTATGCTAGAGGTGGTGGTCAAGGTCAAAGTCAAGCTAGTGGCGGTCAAACTTCTTCAGTAATATGTAGCATTGGTGATATTTCACTTGGAGGTGTTTCAGCTACAGCTTGTGACGGATCAAATACTGGTAACGACACGGGTGACAAAGGTACCTTGCTCTCTAAATTAAATGATGATGATCTCTTTAGCAGCTTTGTTGGTACTGGGGTGCAATGGAGTTTAGCGGGTAAATCTGATGGCACAAATCCCTTTGCGATTACAACAGATGATGGAGAGATTAGTTCAGGTGCATGGGGTTTGGGATCAACATTGTCAAGTAACACATTTGTAGTAAGTCTCAAAGCAGGTAATGGTTATAGCGCTTACCTATTCAAAGATTATGATTTCTCTCAAGGTTTAACGGGAATCTTCAATACTATTGGTGTCGCTTTGGATGGTGGTGGAAACGCAGGGAAAGCTTTATCTCACGCCTCATTATTCGTCTCTAATATAGGGAGAAATACTCCCCCTCCTCCTACTTCCGTACCTGAACCTGGTACTTTGTTAGGTCTTGGTTTATTAGCAACTGGAATGATAAAAGTTCGCCGTCGTCGTTCAATCTAA
- a CDS encoding L,D-transpeptidase, with protein sequence MQSWMLNIWTRRSGNLLTGTIVIMVVLLSGLLPTTADPSSGIYRTAVVEQNSITQPRRIEIDLSAQRLFAWEGKKLVYSFRISTGKRSTPTPIGQFKINSKYRTNRMRGPGYDIPNVPYAMYFHRGYAIHGAYWHNRFGTPVSHGCVNLPVKLARKLYNWTTPGTLVIVRR encoded by the coding sequence ATGCAAAGCTGGATGCTTAATATTTGGACACGTCGCTCAGGAAATTTGTTGACAGGTACGATAGTTATTATGGTGGTTTTGCTTTCTGGGTTACTACCCACGACAGCTGACCCCAGTTCTGGGATATATAGAACCGCCGTAGTTGAGCAAAATAGCATTACTCAGCCTCGGAGAATTGAAATTGATTTATCAGCGCAACGCTTATTTGCCTGGGAAGGTAAAAAACTGGTGTATTCTTTCCGAATTTCCACAGGTAAGCGCTCCACCCCTACACCCATAGGTCAATTTAAGATTAATTCCAAATATCGCACTAATCGGATGCGAGGCCCTGGCTATGACATTCCCAATGTTCCTTACGCCATGTATTTTCATCGAGGCTATGCTATTCACGGTGCTTACTGGCATAATCGTTTTGGAACTCCAGTTAGTCACGGTTGCGTAAATTTACCAGTCAAGCTAGCACGTAAGTTATACAATTGGACAACGCCAGGGACACTAGTAATAGTCCGGCGATAA
- a CDS encoding HdeD family acid-resistance protein has protein sequence MRNKSLGVRKRLTRNWWTVVARGAIAIIFGLVALCWPILTLKSLVYLFGSFWLMGGILLAIAAFQEQLQDNHSKLLLLEGIIGIGVGAIAFIYPGITAFVLLYLIAAWAICTGIFEILTSVQLRQAIENQWLPAVAGILSFIFGIILITWPVAEALAILWLIAAYTILFGTLLLIMGFRLRSWGLKNSQLMTN, from the coding sequence ATGAGAAATAAATCCCTGGGTGTGAGAAAACGACTAACTCGCAATTGGTGGACAGTGGTTGCGCGGGGAGCGATCGCCATTATTTTTGGTTTAGTGGCTTTATGCTGGCCGATTCTGACCTTAAAGTCATTGGTGTACCTGTTTGGGAGTTTTTGGCTGATGGGGGGAATATTATTGGCGATCGCAGCATTTCAAGAGCAGTTGCAGGATAATCACAGTAAATTATTGTTACTAGAGGGAATCATCGGTATTGGAGTAGGAGCGATCGCTTTTATTTACCCTGGTATCACTGCATTTGTATTACTTTATTTAATTGCTGCTTGGGCAATTTGTACAGGCATATTCGAGATTCTTACATCTGTGCAACTACGACAAGCGATAGAAAATCAGTGGCTTCCCGCAGTAGCCGGAATTCTTTCTTTCATCTTCGGTATCATATTGATTACCTGGCCAGTAGCGGAAGCTTTGGCTATTCTGTGGTTAATTGCTGCCTATACCATCCTGTTTGGCACACTACTCTTAATTATGGGTTTTCGATTACGTAGTTGGGGACTGAAAAATTCACAATTAATGACAAACTAA
- a CDS encoding cytochrome P450, with product MTVTQNLPNGPRIPRLLRLFKFITQPIQYVEDFAKVYGDNFTIWGSGESYFVYFSHPQALEQIFTNVSCFESSGGGSPLLELLLGKNSLILLEGDRHQRQRQLLTPPFHGERMRAYGQTIREITQQVTQAWQMGKPFNIRASMQEITMRVILRVVFGVDEGELFQELRQLLTTLLDFMGSPLMSSTFFFSFTQKDYGAWSPWGRMVRLIKKIDQLIYALIAQRRAEFGENRQDILSLLISARYDDGQPMSDVELRDELMTMLVAGHETTASALTWAFYWIDSVPEVREKLFQELDTLNDDSEPSIIAKLPYLTAVCQETLRFYPIVLNAFFRRTKNPMEIMGYKLPKATLVVPSIYLAHHREEVYPQSKQFRPERFLEKQFSPYEYLPFGGGNRRCIGLAFAQYEMKIVLATILSQFQVSRLSKRPVQPVRRGLTLAAPGGMKMVANKRMRNS from the coding sequence ATGACAGTCACTCAAAACCTACCCAACGGCCCCAGAATACCCCGGTTGTTACGGTTGTTTAAGTTTATTACTCAACCAATACAGTATGTGGAAGATTTTGCCAAAGTCTACGGTGACAACTTCACTATCTGGGGGAGTGGAGAAAGTTATTTTGTCTACTTTAGCCATCCCCAAGCATTGGAACAGATTTTTACTAATGTTAGTTGTTTTGAGAGTAGTGGTGGAGGTAGTCCGCTTTTAGAACTTTTATTGGGTAAGAATTCTTTAATTTTACTAGAAGGCGATCGCCATCAGCGCCAACGTCAACTATTAACCCCACCTTTCCACGGTGAAAGGATGCGGGCTTATGGTCAAACTATTCGTGAAATAACTCAACAAGTCACTCAAGCATGGCAAATGGGTAAGCCCTTCAATATCCGGGCTTCCATGCAGGAAATTACCATGCGTGTCATTTTGCGGGTAGTGTTTGGTGTTGATGAGGGGGAATTGTTTCAAGAACTGCGGCAATTGCTAACTACCCTGTTAGATTTCATGGGTTCTCCTCTAATGTCCAGCACCTTCTTTTTTAGTTTCACGCAAAAGGACTATGGTGCATGGAGTCCTTGGGGGCGAATGGTGCGCCTCATCAAAAAAATTGACCAACTGATTTACGCTTTGATTGCTCAACGTCGGGCTGAGTTTGGCGAAAATCGTCAAGATATCCTTAGTTTATTAATTTCGGCACGTTATGACGACGGACAGCCAATGTCAGACGTAGAGTTACGGGATGAATTAATGACAATGTTGGTTGCAGGACATGAAACCACTGCTTCAGCCTTGACTTGGGCGTTTTATTGGATTGATAGCGTACCAGAAGTACGTGAAAAGTTATTTCAGGAATTAGATACACTGAATGACGATTCAGAACCCAGTATTATTGCCAAATTGCCTTATTTAACAGCAGTTTGCCAAGAAACCCTACGCTTTTATCCTATTGTGCTGAATGCTTTCTTCCGGCGAACAAAAAACCCTATGGAAATTATGGGCTACAAACTGCCGAAAGCAACATTAGTTGTTCCTAGTATTTATTTAGCCCATCATCGAGAAGAAGTTTATCCGCAATCCAAGCAATTCCGACCAGAACGCTTTTTAGAAAAGCAATTCTCCCCTTACGAATACTTACCCTTTGGCGGCGGTAATCGGCGCTGCATCGGTCTAGCATTTGCCCAATATGAAATGAAAATTGTCTTAGCAACAATTTTGTCACAATTCCAAGTATCTAGACTCAGTAAGCGTCCGGTGCAGCCTGTGCGTCGGGGATTAACTTTGGCAGCACCAGGAGGAATGAAGATGGTGGCTAATAAAAGAATGCGTAATTCGTGA